The Gemmatimonadaceae bacterium genome contains a region encoding:
- a CDS encoding Uma2 family endonuclease, with product MGMPIALQHHWTIEDVWALPECGERYEVVDGVLLVSPAPSLVHQRAVRVLLELLQRYVSQFMIGEALPAPLDVVMADDTMVQPDVCPAAGR from the coding sequence ATGGGTATGCCGATCGCACTGCAGCACCACTGGACCATTGAGGACGTCTGGGCGTTGCCGGAGTGCGGCGAACGCTACGAGGTGGTTGACGGGGTGCTGCTGGTGAGTCCGGCGCCTTCGTTGGTGCACCAGCGCGCGGTGCGCGTCTTGCTGGAGTTGTTGCAGCGTTACGTGAGCCAATTCATGATCGGCGAGGCACTGCCGGCGCCGCTCGATGTGGTGATGGCGGACGACACCATGGTGCAGCCTGATGTGTGTCCTGCCGCCGGCAGGTGA
- a CDS encoding Uma2 family endonuclease, producing MCVLPPAGDLALRDNPRQRPPPLLAVEVLSPSTARQDRIVKRPRYQRTGVEYWMVDLDARVVERWTPDAERPEICLIAITWQPAGAVAPLAIDLVALFAEIVREARVKGVGSGPGLALHYHRAGVRLYLTVHRRQVPDRRGDAP from the coding sequence ATGTGTGTCCTGCCGCCGGCAGGTGATCTCGCACTCAGGGACAATCCTCGCCAGCGGCCGCCGCCGTTGCTTGCCGTGGAAGTGCTGTCGCCGTCCACGGCCCGTCAGGATCGGATCGTAAAGCGACCGCGTTATCAGCGAACGGGCGTCGAATACTGGATGGTCGATCTCGATGCGCGAGTGGTGGAGCGCTGGACCCCGGACGCGGAACGTCCGGAGATCTGCCTCATCGCGATTACGTGGCAGCCCGCAGGGGCCGTGGCCCCGCTTGCCATCGATTTGGTGGCACTGTTTGCGGAGATCGTCAGGGAAGCCCGTGTAAAGGGCGTGGGGAGCGGCCCGGGGCTTGCTTTGCACTACCATCGGGCCGGGGTCCGCCTATATTTGACCGTTCACCGTCGGCAGGTGCCGGACCGACGGGGTGATGCCCCTTAG
- a CDS encoding glutamine--tRNA ligase/YqeY domain fusion protein has protein sequence MANTLPPDSSDAAHAPRRDFIRELVAEDVATGRFGRAPATRFPPEPNGFLHMGHAKSICLNFGIAKEFGGTCNLRFDDTNPFTEDVKYVESIKRDVQWLGFQWDHEYYASDYFEQLYDVAESLVSKGKAYVDSQTEEQIREGRGTVTTPGTPSPYRTRGVEENLDLLRRMRAGEFPDGAHVLRAKIDMAHQNMIMRDPLLLRIRHAHHYRRGNDWCIYPLYDFAHGLSDAIEGITRSLCTLEFKDNRDIYDWLVSEAGFEHPPRQMEFARLELDYTLLSKRKLLRLVNEGHVSGWDDPRMPTIAGLRRRGVRAEAIRAFAEVIGVARNDARVEIATFEHAVRDDLNVEVPRVLCVLNPLKVVLTNYPEGQVEEMEAASYPPDFAKSGTRMVPFSRELWVDRDDFMEDPPKKFYRLSPGREVRLRFGYLITCQSVVKNEAGEVTELHCTYDPATRSGQAPDGRKVQGTIHWVSAARALDCEVRLYDRLFSQPDPDDVPEGQDFMSALNPHSLVVVSNAKIEPSVASDPLGSRYQFERTGYFMSEMETSTKERLVFNRIVALRDSWAKELKKG, from the coding sequence GTGGCCAATACGCTTCCTCCTGATTCCTCCGACGCGGCCCACGCGCCGCGACGTGACTTCATTCGCGAACTTGTCGCCGAAGATGTGGCCACCGGTCGGTTTGGCCGCGCGCCGGCCACCCGATTCCCACCGGAACCGAATGGGTTCCTGCACATGGGACACGCCAAGTCCATCTGCCTGAACTTCGGGATCGCGAAGGAATTTGGCGGCACCTGCAACCTGCGCTTTGACGACACGAATCCGTTCACGGAAGACGTGAAGTACGTGGAGTCCATCAAGCGTGATGTGCAGTGGCTGGGTTTCCAGTGGGACCACGAGTACTACGCCAGCGACTACTTCGAGCAATTGTACGACGTGGCCGAGTCGCTGGTGAGCAAAGGCAAGGCGTATGTGGACTCGCAGACCGAGGAACAGATTCGCGAGGGGCGCGGCACGGTGACGACGCCGGGGACGCCCAGTCCCTATCGCACGCGTGGGGTGGAGGAAAACCTCGACCTGCTGCGGAGAATGCGGGCGGGGGAATTCCCCGACGGCGCGCATGTGTTGCGGGCGAAGATCGACATGGCGCACCAGAACATGATCATGCGTGATCCGCTGCTGCTGCGCATTCGACACGCGCATCACTATCGGCGCGGCAACGACTGGTGCATCTACCCGTTGTACGATTTCGCGCATGGATTGAGTGACGCCATTGAGGGCATCACCCGATCGTTGTGCACGCTGGAGTTCAAGGACAACCGCGACATCTACGACTGGCTGGTGAGCGAGGCCGGGTTTGAGCATCCGCCGCGGCAGATGGAGTTTGCCCGACTGGAGCTGGACTACACGCTGCTCAGCAAGCGCAAGCTGTTGCGTCTGGTGAACGAAGGGCATGTGAGTGGCTGGGACGATCCGCGCATGCCCACCATTGCCGGCCTCCGTCGGCGCGGCGTGCGCGCCGAGGCCATTCGCGCGTTTGCCGAGGTGATTGGCGTGGCGCGCAACGATGCGCGCGTGGAAATCGCGACGTTCGAGCATGCGGTGCGCGACGATCTCAACGTGGAAGTACCGCGCGTGTTGTGCGTGCTCAATCCGCTCAAGGTGGTGCTGACCAACTATCCCGAGGGGCAGGTGGAGGAGATGGAGGCGGCCAGCTATCCACCCGACTTTGCCAAGAGTGGCACGCGGATGGTGCCGTTCTCGCGCGAGCTGTGGGTGGACCGTGACGACTTCATGGAAGATCCGCCCAAGAAGTTCTATCGCCTGTCACCGGGTCGCGAAGTGCGTTTGCGTTTTGGCTATCTCATCACCTGCCAGTCGGTGGTGAAGAACGAGGCGGGCGAGGTGACCGAGTTGCACTGCACCTACGATCCCGCCACGCGCAGCGGCCAGGCGCCCGATGGGCGAAAGGTGCAGGGCACCATTCACTGGGTGTCGGCGGCGCGCGCGCTGGACTGTGAAGTGCGGCTGTACGATCGCCTGTTTTCGCAGCCCGATCCCGACGACGTGCCGGAGGGGCAGGATTTCATGTCAGCGCTCAATCCGCATTCACTGGTGGTGGTGAGCAACGCGAAGATCGAGCCGAGTGTGGCGAGCGATCCGCTTGGCAGCCGATATCAGTTTGAGCGGACGGGCTACTTCATGAGCGAGATGGAGACGTCAACGAAAGAGCGATTGGTGTTTAACCGGATTGTGGCGTTGCGGGACAGCTGGGCGAAGGAGCTCAAGAAGGGGTGA